Genomic segment of Populus nigra chromosome 6, ddPopNigr1.1, whole genome shotgun sequence:
TAAAAGTCCCTGCCTCGTATCTCCGGTTATGTATTCTTCAATTGGAGAAACgagattttgtttctaaaacTGCAAACTCACCTGTGCGTTTACGGATCAGAGATGATGGAAGGGATATCTATCCTAACGTTGAAGGCCTTCTAATTCAATCTCTATTTATTATTAGTCTTCTTTTGGTTCTCCCCGAGGCCTTTCACGGGCCTATATGAGAAATGTTTGTGGTATGCACTTTCTGTTGGTGCTGGATTTGGATGGCAGGATAGAGCGCTTACCTGATGAATTGGGAGACTTGATTCACCTGAGGTACTTAGGCTTGGTTGGCTCAGATCTAAATGAGCTTCCAGGGACTTTAGGGAATCTTAAAAGACTGCAAACTTTGGATATAAGGATGTGTCGACAACTACGCAAACTACCAATACAAATTCTGCATatccaacagttgagacaccTTCTAATGTCCGACGGCGTTAATGATTGTGAAATTAGAGTTCCGAAGGGCATTGGAACATTGGTAAATCTTCACACTTTGTCTGGTATTTATGGTGGAGATGATATTGCCATGGAATTGATTGCCTTAACCCAGCTACGAGAGCTCGGCGTTAGGCGTGTGAGTGACGATCATGCCAGTGAGCTGTTTGCAGCTATAAAGAAGTTGGAAAACCTCACATCCCTATCGCTAGAAGCAGAGGGAAACCACTTTGAAGATACACGTTTCTCTATTTTTCCTGAATTGGATGCGTTTTCTCCCCCGCCACTTCTTCAAGAGTTTTTCCTACGTGGGGGATTAATTGAGATGCCCGTTTGGTTTGCCTCCATGGAAAACCTCACCCGCTTATCATTATTCTGTTCTTATCTATCCGAGAATCCAACTTCAGTCCTTCAGTTGCTTCCCAAATTGAGGCATCTTCAACTGTGGGAAGCCTACAAGGCAAGGCGCATTGGTAAAGAATTTTGCAATGCAGGTGGTTTCCCTGTGCTGGAAACTCTCACAATTGCTTCTGAGTTCCTGGCGGAATGGACTGAAATTGAAACCGGAGCTTTTCCACGTTTAAGATATCTTTGTTTTCATTGCTGtggaaacttaatttttcttccTGAAGGGTTGCAGAACATTTCCACACTTCAAGATCTGTGTTTCTTCCCCTGGCATCCAGACCTTGAAAGGCGATTGATGGGTGAAGAGAATTACAAGATCGAGCATGTCCCACATATTTGGACGTTTAAGAACCGTTGATTTTCCAACCAAGAAATGGAAAAACATTAACCACAATAGTTTCCATAGGAAGTCTTTCAAGGATGTAATGCTTTTGCTTTACTCCTCAAATATCATCTCCTGCTTTCTGTTCATTTACCTTGATATTCTGGTGAAGTATGCTATCCTCTACTGTCTTGTATACCTAAATTTGTGCAATCTCCAGCGGAGAAACCAGTGTACTAGACTCCAAAAAATCTATCTTGATGATGAACGATGTGTTTATCTATTTGCATTTCCTTAATATCTGGATTATTATCTAATTATTCTATAGAACTGCCCTTATTGTAGATTTCTCTCTAAGGATTGAATCATTAGAAAATCAAGGAGACAGATCTGTCTTTCGGGTTACCAGTGaaaatttattgttctttttttcgtTTGGAATTGGACTTGCTAGATAAGAAACACGTCTATTATATTGGCAACagttcatataaattatatatcccATTCCGTGTTTACATAGAATCAAAGGCGTAGCAATCTACATCgcattaaaatttgaataaaccATCGGATGTACGAGTATGAACTACCCTGTATCCCTAGTTAGCCTAGATCCTACTGTGTCCTCTTAATGTTCTCTAATACTGGCGTGATAAGaacattttatttgatgatagaGCTTTCTTCTCGTCCCATGTATCAAGTCACTACATTTCCGTTGGTATTGTCGATGATTGCTGATAACCTCTCCAAGAAAAGGTTAAAGGCTTCTGGTGGACTAAACATGCTTATTCTGACATGCTTTGGACTAGCCCCAAACCGCTCCCCACTTCTTGCTATTATCTTATGCTCTCTTAAACGACTCTCCCAGTCTATATCCTCCTTGCTGTGCAACCATGCAAAAGCTGTTTGCAGAAAAGCAAAATATGTTAGGAGAGCTTTTCAAATGAGCCTACAATGGAGTTGGGGTGTCCACTTTCAAaagtaacaaaaacaatattgatcTAATTATGAGCATTACCAGGATTTGAATCCATGTACTTTCCAGTGAAGTTGCAGTAATCTCGTGGGTACTTTGGCAGACTGAAGACTCTGCTGTTCTTGACAACATTTCGCAATCTCTCCCACCTTTCTTTCAGAATGCTATGGCTATACTCAAAGAAGTTCTCTGAATCAGCAGTCCTACAACCTTCGCCAAGCACTCCAAGAATCTTTGCAGCTCGAATCTGAGATTCTTTAGATACACCGATGGAACTGATCTGCATGTATTCAGTCATCTTTCTAGCTACCTCTTTATCCTTAACAAGTGCCCAGCTTCAATttggaaacaaaataattagcaGAAAGGAACAGGAACGAACTACAAATTAAACATAGGCAAAGCAGAATGATATATTGTGGCGATCTTCTTATTCCAACAACAAGCCATGCATTGCGACATTAATCTCTTAACTA
This window contains:
- the LOC133697305 gene encoding L-tryptophan--pyruvate aminotransferase 1-like, yielding MHGFWALVKDKEVARKMTEYMQISSIGVSKESQIRAAKILGVLGEGCRTADSENFFEYSHSILKERWERLRNVVKNSRVFSLPKYPRDYCNFTGKYMDSNPAFAWLHSKEDIDWESRLREHKIIARSGERFGASPKHVRISMFSPPEAFNLFLERLSAIIDNTNGNVVT
- the LOC133696165 gene encoding LOW QUALITY PROTEIN: putative disease resistance protein At1g58400 (The sequence of the model RefSeq protein was modified relative to this genomic sequence to represent the inferred CDS: inserted 1 base in 1 codon), yielding MPYFNFTQEIGEPDLVTEEIRWIESETSFFLSTSAAEGLRSSRVADITGESSSSETFKSNYAKLPDYLKSCLDYSAIVCGRYSVEIGKLVRLLLAEGLIEDRPGDIMEDVAANVLKELIDLGMLQEERHGTVVKVPASYLRLCILQLEKRDFVSKTANSPVRLRIRDDGRDIYPNVEGLLIQSLFIIXSSFGSPRGLSRAYMRNVCGMHFLLVLDLDGRIERLPDELGDLIHLRYLGLVGSDLNELPGTLGNLKRLQTLDIRMCRQLRKLPIQILHIQQLRHLLMSDGVNDCEIRVPKGIGTLVNLHTLSGIYGGDDIAMELIALTQLRELGVRRVSDDHASELFAAIKKLENLTSLSLEAEGNHFEDTRFSIFPELDAFSPPPLLQEFFLRGGLIEMPVWFASMENLTRLSLFCSYLSENPTSVLQLLPKLRHLQLWEAYKARRIGKEFCNAGGFPVLETLTIASEFLAEWTEIETGAFPRLRYLCFHCCGNLIFLPEGLQNISTLQDLCFFPWHPDLERRLMGEENYKIEHVPHIWTFKNR